In one Parus major isolate Abel chromosome 13, Parus_major1.1, whole genome shotgun sequence genomic region, the following are encoded:
- the CPEB4 gene encoding cytoplasmic polyadenylation element-binding protein 4 isoform X1, which yields MGDYGFGVLVQNNTGNKSAFPVRFHPHLQPPHHHQNATPSPAAFINNNTAANGSSAGSAWLFPAPAAHNIQDEILGSEKSKTQQQEKQESLEKQQLSPGQSQEAGMLSEPEKAKTEENQADNSSENGNGKEKIRIESPVLTGFDYQEASGLGTSTQPLTSTASSLTGFSNWSAAIAPSSSTIINEDASFFHQGGVPTASANNGALLFQNFPHHVSPGFGGSFSPQIGPLSQHHPHHPHFQHHHNQHQQQRRSPASPHPPPFTHRNAAFNQLPHLANNLNKPPSPWSSYQSPSPTPSSWSPGGGGYGGWGGSQGRDHRRGLNGGITPLNSISPLKKNFASNHIQLQKYARPSSAFAPKSWMDDSLNRADNIFPFQDRTRTFDMHSLENSLIDIMRAENDSLKARTYGRRRGQSSLFPMEDGFLDDGRGDQSLHSGLGSPHCFSHQNGERVERYSRKVFVGGLPPDIDEDEITASFRRFGPLIVDWPHKAESKSYFPPKGYAFLLFQDESSVQALIDACIEEDGKLYLCVSSPTIKDKPVQIRPWNLSDSDFVMDGSQPLDPRKTIFVGGVPRPLRAVELAMIMDRLYGGVCYAGIDTDPELKYPKGAGRVAFSNQQSYIAAISARFVQLQHGEIDKRVEVKPYVLDDQLCDECQGARCGGKFAPFFCANVTCLQYYCEYCWAAIHSRAGREFHKPLVKEGGDRPRHISFRWN from the exons ATGGGGGATTACGGGTTCGGAGTGTTAGTGCAAAACAACACTGGAAATAAGTCAGCTTTTCCAGTCAGATTTCATCCACATCTGCAGCCTCCACACCATCATCAAAATGCAacccccagccccgctgcttttataaataataacaCAGCTGCCAATGGCAGTAGTGCTGGGTCAGCTTGGCTctttcctgctccagctgcccatAATATTCAGGATGAGATTCTGGGGTCAGAAAAATCTAAAACtcagcaacaggaaaagcaagagTCCCtagaaaaacagcagctttccCCTGGTCAAAGTCAGGAAGCAGGCATGCTCTCCGAACCCGAGAAAgctaaaactgaagaaaaccagGCCGATAATTCTTCAGAGAACGGcaatggaaaggagaaaataagaataGAATCGCCGGTTTTAACAGGATTTGATTACCAGGAGGCTTCGGGGCTCGGTACTTCGACACAGCCCTTGACATCCACCGCATCTTCTCTGACTGGTTTTAGTAACTGGTCTGCAGCTATTGCTCCTTCTTCTTCTACAATAATCAATGAAGATGCAAGTTTTTTCCACCAGGGAGGGGTCCCTACTGCCTCAGCTAATAATGGTGCTCTGCTGTTTCAGAATTTTCCACATCACGTCAGCCCTGGCTTTGGTGGTAGCTTTTCCCCCCAGATCGGACCCCTCTCTCAGCACCATCCTCATCACCCCCATTTCCAGCATCATCACAATCAGCATCAGCAACAGAGGAGGTCTCCTGCAAGTCCTCACCCACCTCCATtcacacacagaaatgctgcttttaatcAGTTGCCTCATTTGGCCAATAATCTTAACAAGCCACCTTCTCCGTGGAGCAGCTACCAAAGCCCATCGCCCACCCCGTCCTCCTGGAGCCCCGGCGGCGGCGGATACGGCGGCTGGGGAGGGTCCCAGGGCCGAGACCACCGCCGGGGACTGAACGGAGGCATCACCCCCTTGAACTCCATCTCGCCCTTAAAGAAGAATTTTGCAAGTAATCATATCCAGCTGCAGAAGTATGCACGACCCAGCTCGGCCTTCGCTCCCAAATCCTGGATGGATGACAGCTTGAACAGAGCTGacaacatttttccttttcag GATCGCACGAGGACTTTTGACATGCACTCACTGGAGAACTCCTTAATTGACATAATGAGGGCTGAAAATGATTCACTGAAAG CAAGGACATATGGGAGAAGGCGAG GTCAGTCTTCGCTGTTCCCGATGGAGGATGGGTTTCTGGATGATGGGCGTGGGGATCAGAGCCTGCACAGCGGGTTGGGGTCTCCTCACTGCTTCTCCCACCAGAACGGGGAGCGCGTGGAACGCTATTCCCGAAAAGTCTTTGTTGGGGGGCTGCCTCCGGACATCGATGAAG ATGAGATCACTGCAAGTTTTCGGCGCTTTGGACCTTTGATTGTAGACTGGCCACACAAGGCAGAGAGCAAATCTTATTTTCCTCCTAAAG GATATGCATTTTTGCTGTTCCAAGATGAAAGCTCTGTGCAGGCACTGATTGATGCATGCATTGAAGAAGATGGAAAGCTCTATCTCTGTGTTTCCAGCCCCACTATCAAAGACAAACCG GTTCAGATCCGGCCTTGGAACCTTAGTGATAGTGATTTTGTTATGGATGGTTCCCAGCCTCTTGACCCAAGAAAAACCATTTTTGTTGGTGGTGTTCCTCGGCCTTTACGAGCAG TGGAGCTGGCGATGATCATGGACCGGCTCTACGGAGGGGTTTGCTACGCCGGCATCGACACCGACCCCGAGCTCAAGTACCCCAAGGGAGCCGGGCGGGTGGCGTTTTCCAACCAACAGAGCTACATTGCTGCTATCAGCGCCCGCTTCGTCCAGCTGCAGCACGGGGAGATTGATAAACGG gtggAAGTTAAGCCATATGTCCTGGACGATCAGCTGTGTGACGAGTGTCAGGGCGCCCGCTGCGGCGGGAAGTTCGCCCCGTTCTTCTGCGCTAACGTGACGTGTCTGCAGTATTACTGTGAATATTGCTGGGCTGCTATCCATTCCCGTGCCGGCAGGGAATTCCACAAGCCCCTGGTGAAGGAGGGAGGGGACCGCCCGAGACATATTTCATTCCGCTGGAACTAA
- the CPEB4 gene encoding cytoplasmic polyadenylation element-binding protein 4 isoform X2, translating into MGDYGFGVLVQNNTGNKSAFPVRFHPHLQPPHHHQNATPSPAAFINNNTAANGSSAGSAWLFPAPAAHNIQDEILGSEKSKTQQQEKQESLEKQQLSPGQSQEAGMLSEPEKAKTEENQADNSSENGNGKEKIRIESPVLTGFDYQEASGLGTSTQPLTSTASSLTGFSNWSAAIAPSSSTIINEDASFFHQGGVPTASANNGALLFQNFPHHVSPGFGGSFSPQIGPLSQHHPHHPHFQHHHNQHQQQRRSPASPHPPPFTHRNAAFNQLPHLANNLNKPPSPWSSYQSPSPTPSSWSPGGGGYGGWGGSQGRDHRRGLNGGITPLNSISPLKKNFASNHIQLQKYARPSSAFAPKSWMDDSLNRADNIFPFQDRTRTFDMHSLENSLIDIMRAENDSLKGQSSLFPMEDGFLDDGRGDQSLHSGLGSPHCFSHQNGERVERYSRKVFVGGLPPDIDEDEITASFRRFGPLIVDWPHKAESKSYFPPKGYAFLLFQDESSVQALIDACIEEDGKLYLCVSSPTIKDKPVQIRPWNLSDSDFVMDGSQPLDPRKTIFVGGVPRPLRAVELAMIMDRLYGGVCYAGIDTDPELKYPKGAGRVAFSNQQSYIAAISARFVQLQHGEIDKRVEVKPYVLDDQLCDECQGARCGGKFAPFFCANVTCLQYYCEYCWAAIHSRAGREFHKPLVKEGGDRPRHISFRWN; encoded by the exons ATGGGGGATTACGGGTTCGGAGTGTTAGTGCAAAACAACACTGGAAATAAGTCAGCTTTTCCAGTCAGATTTCATCCACATCTGCAGCCTCCACACCATCATCAAAATGCAacccccagccccgctgcttttataaataataacaCAGCTGCCAATGGCAGTAGTGCTGGGTCAGCTTGGCTctttcctgctccagctgcccatAATATTCAGGATGAGATTCTGGGGTCAGAAAAATCTAAAACtcagcaacaggaaaagcaagagTCCCtagaaaaacagcagctttccCCTGGTCAAAGTCAGGAAGCAGGCATGCTCTCCGAACCCGAGAAAgctaaaactgaagaaaaccagGCCGATAATTCTTCAGAGAACGGcaatggaaaggagaaaataagaataGAATCGCCGGTTTTAACAGGATTTGATTACCAGGAGGCTTCGGGGCTCGGTACTTCGACACAGCCCTTGACATCCACCGCATCTTCTCTGACTGGTTTTAGTAACTGGTCTGCAGCTATTGCTCCTTCTTCTTCTACAATAATCAATGAAGATGCAAGTTTTTTCCACCAGGGAGGGGTCCCTACTGCCTCAGCTAATAATGGTGCTCTGCTGTTTCAGAATTTTCCACATCACGTCAGCCCTGGCTTTGGTGGTAGCTTTTCCCCCCAGATCGGACCCCTCTCTCAGCACCATCCTCATCACCCCCATTTCCAGCATCATCACAATCAGCATCAGCAACAGAGGAGGTCTCCTGCAAGTCCTCACCCACCTCCATtcacacacagaaatgctgcttttaatcAGTTGCCTCATTTGGCCAATAATCTTAACAAGCCACCTTCTCCGTGGAGCAGCTACCAAAGCCCATCGCCCACCCCGTCCTCCTGGAGCCCCGGCGGCGGCGGATACGGCGGCTGGGGAGGGTCCCAGGGCCGAGACCACCGCCGGGGACTGAACGGAGGCATCACCCCCTTGAACTCCATCTCGCCCTTAAAGAAGAATTTTGCAAGTAATCATATCCAGCTGCAGAAGTATGCACGACCCAGCTCGGCCTTCGCTCCCAAATCCTGGATGGATGACAGCTTGAACAGAGCTGacaacatttttccttttcag GATCGCACGAGGACTTTTGACATGCACTCACTGGAGAACTCCTTAATTGACATAATGAGGGCTGAAAATGATTCACTGAAAG GTCAGTCTTCGCTGTTCCCGATGGAGGATGGGTTTCTGGATGATGGGCGTGGGGATCAGAGCCTGCACAGCGGGTTGGGGTCTCCTCACTGCTTCTCCCACCAGAACGGGGAGCGCGTGGAACGCTATTCCCGAAAAGTCTTTGTTGGGGGGCTGCCTCCGGACATCGATGAAG ATGAGATCACTGCAAGTTTTCGGCGCTTTGGACCTTTGATTGTAGACTGGCCACACAAGGCAGAGAGCAAATCTTATTTTCCTCCTAAAG GATATGCATTTTTGCTGTTCCAAGATGAAAGCTCTGTGCAGGCACTGATTGATGCATGCATTGAAGAAGATGGAAAGCTCTATCTCTGTGTTTCCAGCCCCACTATCAAAGACAAACCG GTTCAGATCCGGCCTTGGAACCTTAGTGATAGTGATTTTGTTATGGATGGTTCCCAGCCTCTTGACCCAAGAAAAACCATTTTTGTTGGTGGTGTTCCTCGGCCTTTACGAGCAG TGGAGCTGGCGATGATCATGGACCGGCTCTACGGAGGGGTTTGCTACGCCGGCATCGACACCGACCCCGAGCTCAAGTACCCCAAGGGAGCCGGGCGGGTGGCGTTTTCCAACCAACAGAGCTACATTGCTGCTATCAGCGCCCGCTTCGTCCAGCTGCAGCACGGGGAGATTGATAAACGG gtggAAGTTAAGCCATATGTCCTGGACGATCAGCTGTGTGACGAGTGTCAGGGCGCCCGCTGCGGCGGGAAGTTCGCCCCGTTCTTCTGCGCTAACGTGACGTGTCTGCAGTATTACTGTGAATATTGCTGGGCTGCTATCCATTCCCGTGCCGGCAGGGAATTCCACAAGCCCCTGGTGAAGGAGGGAGGGGACCGCCCGAGACATATTTCATTCCGCTGGAACTAA